From a single Pseudomonas sp. A34-9 genomic region:
- the betI gene encoding transcriptional regulator BetI — protein MPKVGMQPIRRQQLIEATLQAVDQVGMGDASIALIARLAGVSNGIISHYFQDKNGLIAATMRYLMSVLSENVTLRRQALADDSPRAHLQVIIEGNFDASQVNGPAMKTWLAFWATSMHQPSLHRLQRINDHRLYSNLCCEFRRVLPLEDARSAARGLAALIDGLWLRGALSGDAFDTAQAQQIAYEYMDFQLAKKVS, from the coding sequence ATGCCCAAGGTCGGTATGCAACCCATCCGCCGCCAACAACTGATCGAAGCCACTTTGCAGGCGGTCGATCAGGTCGGAATGGGGGACGCCAGCATTGCGCTGATCGCCCGTTTGGCCGGTGTCTCGAATGGCATCATCAGTCATTACTTTCAGGACAAGAACGGCCTGATTGCCGCCACGATGCGGTATCTGATGAGCGTCCTCAGCGAGAACGTCACCCTGCGCCGCCAAGCGCTGGCAGATGACAGCCCACGGGCGCATCTGCAGGTGATCATCGAAGGCAACTTCGACGCCAGCCAGGTCAATGGCCCGGCAATGAAAACCTGGCTGGCCTTCTGGGCCACCAGCATGCACCAGCCGTCTTTGCACAGGTTGCAGCGGATCAACGATCACCGTCTGTATTCCAACCTGTGCTGCGAGTTCCGCCGTGTGTTGCCGCTCGAAGATGCGCGCAGTGCTGCGCGAGGACTGGCAGCGTTGATTGACGGCTTGTGGTTGCGCGGCGCTTTGTCGGGAGACGCTTTCGACACGGCGCAGGCGCAACAGATCGCTTACGAATACATGGATTTCCAATTGGCCAAGAAGGTGAGCTAG
- the mdtD gene encoding multidrug transporter subunit MdtD: MPNRPPLDAITARWLPWVVAIAFFMQSLDGTILNTALPAMARDLAEDPLRMQGVVISYMLTVALLIPASGWIADRFGTKKIFFGAILLFSFGSLLCALSSSLSMLIGARVIQGLGGALMLPVGRLVVLRAYPRSELVRIMGFITIPGLLGPLIGPTMGGWMVEYLTWHWIFLINLPVGVIGCYAVWKFIPDLRGTERTRFDSLGFLLFGAAMILITIAMEGLGELHLPHLRVMLLLFGGMACLAAYWLRAGHIENPLFAPSLFKTRTFAVGILGNLFARLGSGALPFLVPLLLQVALGYSPSQAGMSMLPLAAAAMIAKWVARPLIERLGYRIVLTGNTLALGIMLASMGLVSEQTPYWLLLCLLAILGAINSLQFTAMNTVTLIDLDDASASSGNSLLSVVAQLSLSLGVACAGALLGGFTAEIGNDGVETVLGAFQLTFVTVGIMAMLAATIFSQLSKEDGRRAKRPQEHIEH, encoded by the coding sequence ATGCCCAACCGCCCGCCTCTCGACGCCATCACCGCCCGCTGGTTGCCGTGGGTCGTCGCTATCGCGTTCTTCATGCAGTCCCTCGACGGGACCATCCTCAACACCGCGCTGCCCGCCATGGCCCGCGATCTCGCCGAAGACCCGCTGCGCATGCAGGGCGTGGTCATCTCTTACATGCTCACCGTGGCCTTGCTGATACCGGCCTCGGGCTGGATCGCCGACCGTTTCGGCACCAAGAAAATCTTCTTCGGCGCGATCCTGCTGTTCAGCTTCGGCTCACTGCTCTGCGCCCTGTCGAGCAGCCTGAGCATGCTGATCGGTGCGCGCGTCATTCAGGGCCTGGGCGGCGCACTGATGCTGCCCGTCGGGAGGCTCGTGGTACTGCGCGCGTATCCACGATCCGAGCTGGTGCGGATCATGGGTTTCATCACCATCCCCGGCCTGCTCGGCCCGCTGATCGGCCCGACCATGGGCGGCTGGATGGTCGAATACCTGACGTGGCACTGGATCTTTTTGATCAACCTGCCGGTCGGCGTCATCGGTTGCTACGCGGTGTGGAAATTCATTCCGGATCTGCGCGGCACCGAGCGCACGCGCTTCGATAGTCTGGGTTTCCTGCTGTTCGGCGCGGCGATGATCCTGATCACCATCGCCATGGAAGGACTCGGCGAATTGCACTTGCCGCACCTGCGCGTGATGTTGCTGCTGTTCGGCGGCATGGCCTGTCTGGCAGCGTACTGGTTGCGAGCCGGGCACATTGAAAACCCGCTGTTCGCACCGTCGCTGTTCAAGACCCGCACCTTTGCCGTCGGTATTCTCGGCAACCTGTTCGCCCGTCTGGGCAGCGGCGCACTGCCGTTTCTGGTGCCGTTGCTGCTGCAAGTGGCGCTGGGTTATTCACCGTCGCAGGCGGGGATGAGCATGCTGCCGCTGGCCGCGGCGGCGATGATCGCCAAGTGGGTGGCGCGGCCGCTGATCGAGCGACTCGGTTATCGCATTGTCCTCACCGGCAACACGCTGGCGCTGGGGATTATGCTGGCGAGCATGGGGTTGGTCAGCGAGCAGACGCCGTACTGGTTGTTGCTGTGTCTGCTGGCGATTCTCGGAGCGATCAACTCGCTGCAGTTTACCGCGATGAACACGGTGACCCTGATCGACCTCGATGATGCGAGCGCCAGCAGCGGCAACAGTTTGCTCTCGGTGGTGGCGCAGTTGTCGTTGAGTCTTGGGGTTGCCTGCGCCGGTGCGTTGCTCGGCGGATTTACTGCGGAGATTGGTAACGATGGCGTCGAGACCGTGCTGGGCGCGTTCCAACTGACCTTCGTCACCGTCGGGATCATGGCGATGCTTGCCGCGACGATCTTCTCGCAACTGTCGAAAGAAGACGGCCGCCGCGCCAAACGCCCGCAAGAACACATCGAACACTGA
- the betA gene encoding choline dehydrogenase, with protein MSQEFDYIIIGAGSAGNTLATRLTEDEGVTVLLLEAGGPDYRFDFRTQMPAALAFPLQGRRYNWAYETDPEPHMDGRRMECGRGKGLGGSSLINGMCYIRGNAMDYDGWAKLPGLEDWSYLDCLPYFRKAETRDIGPNDYHGGEGPVSVTTPKAGNNPLFHAMVEAGVQAGYPRTEDLNGYQQEGFGPMDRTVTPKGRRASTARGYLDVAKKRSTLTIVTHALTDKILFEGKRAVGVRYLVGDAEERVDVKARKEVLLCSGAIASPQILQRSGVGPAELLKSLDIPVVHDLPGVGENLQDHLELYLQYACTQPVSLYPSLLWYNQPAIGAEWLFNGTGIGASNQFEAGGFIRSRPEFEWPNIQYHFLPVAINYNGSNGVKEHGFQAHMGSMRSPSRGRIQAKSKDPRQHPSILFNYMATEQDWQEFRDGIRLTREIMQQPALDAFRGREISPGIEVQTDEQLDKFIREHAETAFHPSCSCKMGTDEMAVVDGEGRVHGMQSLRVVDASIMPIITTGNLNAPTIMIAEKIADKIRGRKPLPRSNAAYYVAGGAPVKGKPMRDITPVAQ; from the coding sequence ATGTCCCAAGAATTCGATTACATCATCATCGGTGCCGGCTCGGCCGGTAACACCCTGGCGACCCGTCTGACTGAAGACGAAGGCGTCACCGTTCTGCTGCTTGAAGCCGGCGGCCCTGACTATCGTTTCGACTTCCGTACGCAAATGCCGGCTGCTCTGGCATTCCCGCTGCAAGGTCGTCGCTACAACTGGGCTTACGAGACCGATCCAGAGCCACACATGGACGGTCGCCGGATGGAATGCGGGCGCGGCAAAGGCCTCGGCGGTTCCTCGCTGATCAACGGCATGTGCTACATCCGTGGCAACGCGATGGACTATGACGGCTGGGCGAAACTGCCAGGTCTGGAAGACTGGTCGTACCTCGACTGCCTGCCGTACTTCCGCAAAGCCGAAACCCGCGACATCGGCCCGAACGACTACCACGGTGGCGAAGGCCCGGTCAGCGTGACCACGCCGAAGGCGGGCAACAATCCGCTGTTCCACGCCATGGTTGAAGCTGGCGTACAAGCCGGCTACCCGCGCACCGAAGACTTGAACGGTTATCAGCAGGAAGGCTTCGGCCCGATGGACCGCACCGTGACGCCGAAAGGCCGTCGTGCCTCCACCGCCCGTGGCTACCTCGATGTCGCCAAGAAGCGTTCGACCCTGACCATCGTCACCCACGCCCTGACCGACAAGATTCTGTTTGAAGGCAAGCGTGCCGTTGGCGTGCGTTACCTGGTCGGCGATGCTGAAGAGCGTGTTGACGTCAAAGCCCGCAAGGAAGTGCTGCTGTGCTCCGGCGCCATCGCTTCGCCGCAGATTCTGCAGCGTTCCGGTGTCGGCCCTGCCGAACTGCTGAAATCGCTCGACATTCCGGTCGTTCACGATCTGCCGGGCGTTGGTGAAAACCTGCAGGATCACCTTGAGCTATACCTGCAATACGCCTGCACCCAACCGGTTTCGCTGTACCCGTCGCTGCTCTGGTACAACCAGCCGGCGATCGGTGCCGAGTGGCTGTTCAACGGCACCGGCATCGGCGCCAGCAACCAGTTCGAAGCCGGCGGTTTCATCCGTTCGCGTCCGGAATTCGAATGGCCGAACATCCAGTACCACTTCCTGCCGGTGGCGATTAACTACAACGGCAGCAACGGTGTGAAAGAGCACGGTTTCCAGGCGCACATGGGTTCCATGCGTTCGCCAAGCCGTGGTCGCATCCAGGCCAAGTCGAAAGACCCGCGCCAGCACCCGAGCATTCTGTTCAACTACATGGCCACCGAGCAGGACTGGCAGGAATTCCGCGACGGCATCCGCCTGACCCGTGAAATCATGCAACAGCCGGCACTGGACGCTTTCCGCGGCCGCGAAATCAGCCCGGGCATTGAAGTGCAAACCGATGAGCAGCTGGACAAGTTCATCCGCGAGCACGCCGAAACCGCGTTCCACCCGTCCTGCTCGTGCAAGATGGGCACCGACGAGATGGCCGTAGTGGATGGCGAAGGTCGCGTGCACGGCATGCAGAGCCTGCGTGTGGTCGATGCCTCGATCATGCCGATCATCACCACCGGCAACCTCAACGCGCCGACGATCATGATCGCCGAGAAAATCGCCGACAAGATCCGTGGCCGCAAGCCACTGCCGCGCAGCAACGCCGCCTACTACGTAGCGGGCGGTGCGCCGGTGAAGGGCAAGCCGATGCGTGATATCACGCCGGTTGCTCAGTAA
- the betB gene encoding betaine-aldehyde dehydrogenase, with product MARFELQKLYIDGAYSDAGSDATFEAINPANGEVLALVQRATKEDVERAVVSAEKGQKIWAAMTAMERSRILRRAVDILRERNDELAALETLDTGKSFSETKYVDIVTGADVLEYYAGLVPAIEGEQIPLRDTSFVYTRREPLGVVAGIGAWNYPIQIALWKSAPALAAGNAMIFKPSEVTSLTTLKLAEIYTEAGVPNGVFNVLTGSGREVGTWLTEHPRIEKISFTGGTDTGKKVMASASASSLKDVTMELGGKSPLIICDDADLDRAADTAMMANFYSSGQVCTNGTRVFVPAHLKAAFEAKIVERVARIRIGNPEDENTNFGPLVSFPHMESVLGYIAKGKAEGARVLCGGERLTDGEFAKGAFVAPTVFTDCTDDMTIVREEIFGPVMAILSYETEEEVIRRANDTDFGLAAGIVTKDLNRAHRVIHQLEAGICWINAWGESDAKMPVGGYKQSGVGRENGISSLNNFTRIKSVQVELGDYVSVF from the coding sequence ATGGCCCGTTTCGAACTGCAAAAACTTTACATCGATGGTGCGTACTCCGACGCCGGCAGCGATGCCACCTTCGAAGCCATCAACCCGGCTAACGGTGAAGTCCTCGCACTGGTGCAACGTGCGACCAAGGAAGACGTCGAGCGCGCTGTGGTCAGCGCTGAAAAGGGCCAGAAAATCTGGGCCGCGATGACCGCCATGGAGCGTTCGCGCATCCTGCGTCGTGCCGTCGACATCCTGCGCGAGCGCAACGATGAACTGGCCGCACTGGAAACCCTGGACACCGGTAAATCCTTCTCCGAAACCAAGTACGTCGACATCGTTACCGGCGCTGACGTGCTGGAATACTACGCAGGCCTGGTGCCAGCGATCGAAGGCGAGCAGATTCCACTGCGCGACACTTCGTTCGTCTACACCCGTCGCGAGCCGCTGGGCGTTGTCGCCGGTATCGGCGCGTGGAATTATCCGATCCAGATTGCGTTGTGGAAATCCGCGCCAGCCCTGGCCGCCGGTAACGCGATGATCTTCAAGCCAAGCGAAGTCACCTCGCTGACCACCCTGAAACTGGCCGAGATCTACACCGAAGCCGGCGTTCCAAACGGCGTGTTCAACGTGCTGACCGGCAGCGGCCGTGAAGTCGGTACCTGGCTGACCGAGCACCCGCGCATCGAAAAGATCTCCTTCACCGGCGGCACCGACACCGGCAAGAAGGTTATGGCCAGCGCTTCGGCTTCGTCGCTGAAAGACGTGACCATGGAACTGGGCGGCAAGTCCCCGCTGATCATCTGCGACGACGCCGATCTCGATCGCGCTGCCGACACTGCGATGATGGCCAACTTCTACAGCTCCGGTCAGGTCTGCACCAACGGCACTCGCGTGTTCGTTCCGGCGCACCTGAAAGCCGCTTTCGAAGCCAAGATCGTTGAGCGCGTTGCGCGCATCCGCATCGGCAACCCGGAAGACGAAAACACCAACTTCGGCCCACTGGTCAGCTTCCCGCACATGGAAAGCGTGCTCGGCTACATCGCCAAGGGTAAAGCAGAAGGCGCCCGCGTGCTGTGCGGCGGCGAGCGTCTGACCGACGGCGAATTCGCCAAAGGCGCGTTCGTCGCTCCGACCGTGTTCACCGATTGCACCGACGACATGACCATCGTCCGCGAAGAAATCTTTGGCCCGGTGATGGCGATCCTCTCCTACGAAACCGAAGAAGAAGTGATCCGTCGCGCCAACGACACCGACTTCGGCCTGGCCGCCGGTATCGTCACCAAAGACCTGAACCGCGCGCACCGCGTGATTCATCAACTGGAAGCCGGTATCTGCTGGATCAACGCCTGGGGCGAGTCCGACGCAAAAATGCCGGTTGGCGGTTACAAGCAGTCGGGTGTTGGCCGTGAGAACGGCATCAGCTCGCTGAACAACTTCACCCGCATCAAATCGGTACAGGTCGAGCTGGGCGATTACGTCTCGGTGTTCTAA
- a CDS encoding TldD/PmbA family protein, protein MFDFHPQLKQRFAALRTGAEFFSLRYVRESGQYLSVRKNVAEPPSLSRDEGAMLTVRVNGVEAYAATNDLSQRGLQAALERAELQARRLKPHALLDLRDQPVSSDRADYFSPNLEQPFPSLSECFELLGAESASVPKDERLVNWQVSIGITHVEQIYLSSAGAELRQAQRFVYPGLDVTAYDGNDSQTRSLGRENFGQQGGADVISRCGLVGAGPQVADQALQLLLAPNTPQGPRDLLLMPDQMMLQIHESIGHPLELDRILGDERNYAGTSFVKASDFGSLQYGSKLLNVTFDPGIPEELASYGHDDDGTQASKQFLIRDGLLLRPLGGALSQYRAGMEGVANSRACGWNRAPIDRMANLNIEPGDQPLEQLIKGIEHGILMSTNRSWSIDDARNKFQFGCEWGQLIENGELKGVVKNPNYRAISAHFWKSLRAVGDANTVKVLGTPNCGKGEPNQVIRVGHASPACVFSNVDVFGGDA, encoded by the coding sequence ATGTTCGATTTCCACCCCCAGCTCAAGCAGCGCTTCGCTGCCTTGCGCACGGGCGCCGAGTTTTTTTCCCTGCGGTATGTACGCGAGTCCGGCCAGTACCTGTCGGTACGCAAGAACGTCGCCGAACCGCCGAGCCTGAGCCGCGACGAAGGTGCGATGCTCACCGTTCGCGTCAACGGCGTTGAGGCGTACGCCGCCACCAATGACCTGTCGCAGCGTGGCCTGCAAGCCGCCCTCGAACGCGCCGAGCTGCAAGCCCGTCGGCTCAAGCCGCACGCCTTGCTCGACCTGCGTGATCAGCCCGTATCGAGCGACCGCGCTGATTACTTTTCACCCAATCTCGAACAACCCTTCCCGTCCTTGAGCGAATGCTTCGAGCTGCTCGGCGCGGAATCCGCCTCGGTGCCCAAGGATGAGCGCCTGGTGAATTGGCAAGTGAGCATCGGCATCACCCACGTCGAACAGATCTACCTGAGCAGCGCCGGGGCCGAATTGCGCCAGGCCCAGCGCTTCGTCTATCCAGGCCTCGACGTCACCGCCTACGACGGCAACGACAGCCAGACCCGCAGCCTCGGCCGCGAGAACTTCGGCCAACAGGGCGGTGCTGACGTGATCAGCCGTTGCGGTCTGGTCGGCGCCGGCCCGCAAGTCGCCGATCAGGCCCTGCAACTGCTGCTCGCGCCGAACACCCCGCAAGGCCCGCGCGACCTGCTGCTGATGCCCGATCAGATGATGTTGCAAATCCACGAATCCATCGGCCATCCGCTGGAACTCGACCGCATCCTCGGCGACGAGCGCAATTACGCTGGCACCAGTTTTGTTAAAGCGAGTGACTTCGGCAGCCTGCAATACGGCTCGAAACTGCTCAACGTGACCTTCGATCCGGGCATTCCCGAAGAACTCGCCAGCTATGGCCACGATGACGACGGTACCCAGGCCAGCAAACAATTTCTGATTCGCGATGGCTTGCTGCTGCGGCCGCTGGGCGGTGCGCTGTCGCAATATCGTGCCGGGATGGAAGGCGTCGCCAACAGTCGCGCCTGTGGCTGGAACCGCGCGCCGATCGACCGCATGGCCAACCTCAATATCGAACCGGGCGACCAGCCACTTGAGCAGTTGATCAAAGGCATCGAGCACGGCATTTTGATGAGCACCAACCGTTCGTGGTCGATTGACGATGCGCGCAATAAATTCCAGTTCGGCTGCGAATGGGGTCAGTTGATCGAAAATGGTGAACTGAAAGGTGTGGTGAAAAATCCGAACTACCGGGCAATTTCTGCGCACTTCTGGAAAAGCCTGCGCGCCGTCGGCGACGCCAACACCGTCAAGGTGCTGGGCACGCCGAACTGCGGCAAGGGTGAACCGAATCAGGTGATCCGCGTCGGCCACGCTTCGCCGGCCTGCGTATTCAGCAACGTTGATGTGTTTGGGGGAGACGCCTGA
- the betT gene encoding choline BCCT transporter BetT codes for MSSASLIKTPPEKVTVNGWVFYTSTALILLLTAILIIAPQEAGRLLGIAQAWLSRSFGWYYMVVIAAYLVFVVGLAFSSYGKLKLGSKDDTPDFSYGAWAGMLFSSGIGISLLYFGASEPLDHYFNPPEGASATNMAARQAVQLTFLHWGLHGWAIYALVGLAVAYFAYRHNQPLALRSALYPLVGERWVKGAAGHAVDGFGMFVTLLGLVTNLGIGSLQVSSGLENLFGMEHSNTNLLIVIIVMSTVATIAAVSGVENGIRRLSNLNIVLFSGLLIFVLLFGPTLHLLNGFVQNIGDYLNGVVLKTFDLYVYEGDSAKSDRWLGLWTLFYWAWWISWAPFVGMFIARISRGRTVRELVAGVLLIPLGFTLAWLSIFGNSALDLVMNQGAVELGKTALEQPSMAIYQLLEHYPASKVVIGVSIFVGFVLFLTPADSGAVMMANLSCKGGNVDEDAPHWLRIFWSVVITLVTIGLLFAGNFEAMQTMVVLAGLPFSVVLVFFMFGLHKAMRQDVQIEQEQAQLAERGRRGFSERLTQLDLQPSQSVVQRFMDKQVSPALEDASAQMRAQGLQVQTLLGKSKRCMGVRVEMEEGNPFVYEVSLDGYLATPTESAQSDEARQRYYRAEVYLHNGSQDYDLMGFTQDQITRDVLDQFESHRQLLGRVYS; via the coding sequence ATGAGTTCTGCCTCGCTTATAAAGACCCCGCCCGAGAAGGTGACGGTCAACGGTTGGGTGTTTTACACCTCTACCGCGCTGATTCTGTTGTTGACCGCCATTCTGATTATCGCCCCGCAAGAGGCCGGCAGATTGTTGGGTATCGCTCAGGCCTGGTTGTCGCGCAGCTTCGGCTGGTACTACATGGTGGTGATTGCCGCCTACCTGGTATTCGTCGTGGGCCTGGCGTTTTCCTCCTACGGCAAACTCAAACTGGGCAGCAAGGATGACACCCCGGATTTCAGTTACGGCGCCTGGGCGGGGATGCTGTTCTCGTCGGGTATCGGTATTTCGCTGCTGTATTTCGGCGCGTCCGAGCCACTGGACCACTACTTCAATCCGCCGGAAGGCGCATCGGCCACCAACATGGCTGCGCGTCAGGCGGTACAGCTGACGTTCCTGCACTGGGGTCTGCACGGCTGGGCGATCTACGCACTGGTCGGTCTGGCCGTGGCGTATTTTGCTTACCGTCATAACCAGCCGCTGGCCCTGCGTTCGGCGCTGTATCCGCTGGTCGGCGAGCGTTGGGTCAAAGGCGCGGCCGGTCACGCGGTGGACGGCTTCGGCATGTTCGTGACCCTGCTGGGTCTGGTGACGAACCTGGGGATTGGCTCGCTGCAAGTGTCGTCGGGCCTGGAAAACCTGTTCGGCATGGAACACAGCAACACCAACCTGCTGATCGTGATCATTGTGATGAGCACCGTGGCGACCATCGCTGCCGTGTCCGGTGTGGAGAACGGCATCCGTCGTTTGTCCAACCTGAACATCGTGCTGTTCAGCGGCCTGCTGATTTTCGTGCTGCTGTTCGGCCCGACCCTGCACTTGCTCAACGGCTTCGTGCAGAACATCGGCGACTACCTCAACGGCGTCGTGCTGAAAACGTTCGACCTGTACGTTTATGAAGGCGACAGCGCCAAGTCCGACCGCTGGTTGGGCCTGTGGACCCTGTTCTACTGGGCGTGGTGGATTTCCTGGGCGCCATTCGTCGGCATGTTCATCGCGCGTATTTCCCGTGGTCGTACCGTGCGTGAGCTGGTGGCGGGCGTGCTGCTGATTCCGCTGGGCTTCACCTTGGCCTGGCTGTCGATCTTCGGTAACTCGGCACTGGATCTGGTGATGAACCAGGGGGCGGTGGAGCTTGGCAAGACGGCGCTGGAACAGCCGTCGATGGCGATCTATCAATTGCTTGAGCACTACCCGGCGTCGAAAGTCGTCATCGGTGTGTCGATCTTTGTCGGCTTCGTGCTGTTCCTGACCCCGGCCGACTCTGGTGCGGTAATGATGGCGAACCTGTCCTGCAAGGGCGGCAACGTCGATGAAGATGCGCCGCACTGGCTGCGGATCTTCTGGTCGGTGGTGATCACCCTGGTGACCATCGGTCTGCTGTTCGCCGGTAACTTCGAAGCCATGCAAACCATGGTGGTGCTGGCCGGTCTGCCGTTCTCGGTGGTGCTGGTGTTCTTCATGTTCGGCCTGCACAAGGCGATGCGCCAGGACGTGCAGATCGAACAGGAGCAGGCGCAACTGGCGGAGCGTGGTCGTCGTGGTTTCAGCGAGCGTTTGACGCAGCTGGACCTGCAACCGAGCCAATCGGTGGTGCAGCGTTTCATGGACAAGCAAGTCAGCCCGGCGCTGGAAGACGCGAGCGCACAGATGCGTGCGCAGGGTCTGCAAGTGCAGACGTTGCTGGGCAAGTCCAAGCGTTGCATGGGCGTGCGCGTCGAGATGGAAGAGGGCAACCCTTTCGTCTACGAAGTCAGCCTGGACGGCTATCTGGCGACCCCAACCGAATCGGCTCAGTCCGATGAAGCGCGCCAGCGTTACTACCGCGCCGAGGTGTATCTGCACAACGGCAGCCAGGATTACGACCTGATGGGCTTCACGCAGGATCAGATCACACGCGATGTGCTCGATCAGTTTGAAAGCCATCGGCAGCTCCTTGGCCGGGTGTATAGCTAA
- a CDS encoding TldD/PmbA family protein, translating into MSISKSQSDAFKVMVNWLRDSVREPEQFTLSYAAESSAFVRFNHAKVRQAGQVQQANIVLKLINDGRHADLQVTLSGDQEGDLQRLAEGLQQLRETLPLLPQDPYLLLNHNGWQSHNVQEHPLPDTEQVVDEICAAAEGLDLVGFYAAGPISRGFASSSGAFGWHQANSFNFDFSLFHENGEAVKASYAGHDWSSEGFAKRFQQAREQLEFLGRPLRTLAPGQYRAYLAPAALEEIMGMLSWGGFSAQSIASKSSPLQKLYVGDQAFSPLLSLDEKVSESLSPAFSGEGYPRSDLRLIVEGKAGDQLVGSRSAAEYGLTANGAGGGEMPSALNMAAGDLSQAEILKQLGTGLYISNLWYLNYSDQPAARMTGMTRFATFWVENGEIQAPVSTMRFDDSAYSLLGSQLEALTAERELLLSASTYSQRNTSSALLPGALVSRLTLTL; encoded by the coding sequence ATGAGCATTTCGAAGAGTCAGTCCGACGCCTTCAAGGTCATGGTCAATTGGCTGCGTGACAGCGTGCGCGAGCCGGAGCAGTTCACCCTCAGCTACGCCGCCGAGTCTTCGGCGTTTGTGCGTTTCAATCACGCCAAGGTGCGTCAGGCCGGGCAAGTACAGCAGGCCAACATCGTTCTGAAGTTGATCAACGACGGGCGTCACGCCGACCTGCAAGTCACCCTGTCCGGTGATCAGGAAGGCGATTTGCAACGCCTCGCCGAAGGCCTGCAACAACTGCGCGAAACCTTGCCGTTGCTGCCGCAGGATCCGTATCTGCTGCTCAACCACAACGGCTGGCAGAGCCACAACGTGCAGGAACATCCGCTGCCGGACACTGAACAGGTGGTCGATGAAATCTGCGCCGCCGCTGAAGGTCTGGATCTGGTGGGCTTCTATGCCGCCGGCCCGATCAGCCGTGGTTTCGCCAGTTCTTCAGGGGCGTTCGGCTGGCATCAGGCCAACAGCTTCAATTTCGACTTCAGCCTGTTTCACGAAAACGGCGAAGCGGTCAAAGCCAGCTACGCCGGACACGACTGGAGCAGCGAAGGTTTTGCCAAGCGTTTCCAGCAGGCACGCGAGCAACTGGAATTTCTCGGTCGTCCGCTGCGCACCTTGGCACCGGGGCAGTACCGCGCATACCTGGCGCCAGCGGCGCTGGAGGAAATCATGGGCATGTTGAGCTGGGGCGGTTTCTCGGCGCAGTCGATTGCCAGCAAGAGCAGCCCGTTGCAGAAGCTGTACGTCGGCGATCAGGCATTCAGTCCGCTGCTGTCGCTGGACGAGAAAGTCAGCGAATCGTTGAGCCCGGCGTTTTCCGGCGAAGGTTATCCACGCAGTGATTTGCGCCTGATCGTCGAAGGCAAGGCGGGTGATCAACTGGTGGGCTCGCGCAGTGCCGCCGAATACGGTCTGACTGCCAACGGCGCCGGCGGCGGTGAAATGCCGAGTGCGTTGAACATGGCGGCGGGTGATCTGTCGCAAGCAGAGATCCTCAAGCAATTGGGCACCGGGCTGTACATCAGCAACCTGTGGTACCTGAACTACTCGGATCAACCGGCCGCGCGCATGACCGGCATGACCCGCTTCGCGACCTTCTGGGTCGAGAACGGCGAGATCCAGGCGCCGGTCAGCACCATGCGTTTCGATGACAGCGCCTACAGCCTGCTCGGTTCGCAGCTGGAGGCGTTGACCGCCGAGCGCGAGTTGCTGCTGTCGGCGAGTACGTATAGCCAGCGCAATACCTCCTCGGCATTGCTGCCGGGCGCGCTGGTCAGCCGGCTGACCTTGACCCTGTAA